In Rhizobium sp. WSM4643, the following are encoded in one genomic region:
- a CDS encoding glucuronosyltransferase, with protein sequence MAEKKLKVLAASSGGGHWEQLMAMRGAFEGCDIVFATTIPGLLAKYDIRDGLVLPDCSRDSIAMSIRCFFSAFSIVIKQRPDVIISTGAAPGLFCLLAGKLTGKRTIWIDSVANVEKLSLSGKLAGHIATLWLTQWQHLSRPDGPHYAGAVL encoded by the coding sequence ATGGCTGAGAAAAAATTGAAGGTTCTCGCTGCCTCGTCGGGAGGCGGCCACTGGGAGCAGCTGATGGCCATGCGCGGCGCATTCGAGGGCTGCGATATCGTCTTTGCGACGACCATCCCGGGACTGCTTGCAAAATACGACATTCGGGACGGACTGGTCCTTCCCGATTGCAGCCGCGACTCGATTGCAATGTCGATCCGGTGCTTTTTCAGCGCCTTCTCCATCGTCATCAAGCAGAGGCCAGACGTCATTATCTCGACCGGTGCGGCGCCTGGGCTTTTTTGCCTGCTTGCCGGCAAATTGACGGGCAAGCGGACGATCTGGATCGATAGCGTCGCCAATGTCGAGAAGCTGTCCCTATCGGGTAAATTGGCTGGCCATATTGCAACGCTCTGGCTCACGCAATGGCAACATCTGTCGCGGCCGGATGGCCCCCATTACGCAGGAGCTGTCCTTTGA
- a CDS encoding glycosyltransferase, with protein sequence MILVTVGTQLPFDRLVRSVDTFAKELSKPVLAQIGRGSYTPQNMKWIKNIEPKDFDKVFRDATVIVSHAGIGTVLTAKRFGKPIILVPRQAALGEHRNDHQLATVGQLAGRPGIYVAHTDDDLRNYLLEELDSPSHEDSSEAGRASLVTYLKTYIAAV encoded by the coding sequence TTGATCCTTGTCACCGTCGGAACACAGCTGCCGTTTGATCGCCTCGTCAGGTCTGTCGACACCTTTGCAAAGGAACTGTCCAAACCGGTTCTGGCGCAGATCGGCAGAGGCAGTTACACGCCACAGAATATGAAATGGATCAAGAATATCGAGCCTAAGGACTTCGATAAGGTCTTTCGCGATGCAACGGTCATCGTCTCTCATGCGGGAATTGGTACAGTGCTCACGGCCAAGCGTTTTGGGAAGCCGATCATTCTCGTTCCCCGACAGGCGGCGCTCGGCGAGCACCGAAACGATCATCAGCTTGCCACGGTGGGTCAGCTCGCAGGCCGACCGGGTATCTACGTCGCACATACCGATGACGATCTCAGGAACTATCTGCTTGAAGAGCTGGATAGCCCGTCTCACGAAGATTCGTCGGAGGCCGGCCGGGCTTCGCTGGTCACCTACTTGAAAACCTATATTGCGGCCGTCTGA
- a CDS encoding lipopolysaccharide biosynthesis protein gives MTNAPKRIGAKTLQASFWLMTGVFYGRLANLAMTIILARILVPADFGLVALGTTLLIILTSVTDLSLANALIHHQDNKEADFHTAFTLSAIRGFLLAIVMVISGFVMAHLYNDPRLIGVCTGLAVRPLFSGLGSPYYVTFAKELDFGTVAKNEALNYTAQLVVAVGVAWFTESYWAIVAGAVAASTTGIVATYIRAPYIPHFTLSSWRKLTNFSVWVTLNQFVTIIGNRFDNFLAGGLLGISSFGAYNVGNNIAAMITQSAFQPLERVLFPSFAKLTGDKARLNEAFQKSQASLFAIGFPMGVGLALVAEPFVYLTLGPKWSIAVTVIHFIAPVLGMQIVFGPSNALAYALGATRTLFNRGIVLLIFRVPIVLTGLYFFGLVGLLVARVISGGVVVSIVNFYIVRSLTGLSPWRQLLVTWRSWVSGGAMVLALLTLRDFSAPIATNLGAGKMLVETVLLGGGVYCCVHALLWVMSGRSQVGIESELVKMASGVLGRFKKLHRRSI, from the coding sequence ATGACAAATGCACCCAAGCGGATAGGAGCGAAGACACTCCAAGCGTCGTTCTGGTTGATGACAGGTGTCTTCTATGGCCGCCTCGCAAATCTGGCGATGACGATAATCCTCGCACGTATCCTCGTGCCCGCAGATTTTGGTCTTGTGGCGCTGGGCACGACATTACTTATTATCCTGACATCAGTGACGGACTTGTCTCTGGCAAATGCCCTCATTCATCATCAGGATAACAAGGAGGCTGATTTCCATACTGCTTTTACGCTGAGTGCAATTCGCGGCTTTTTGCTGGCGATTGTTATGGTGATCAGTGGATTTGTTATGGCTCACCTCTATAACGACCCTAGGCTTATTGGCGTTTGCACGGGCCTCGCAGTGCGCCCGCTTTTTAGCGGACTAGGAAGTCCCTACTACGTAACCTTCGCGAAGGAACTCGATTTCGGTACGGTCGCCAAAAACGAGGCGTTGAATTATACCGCGCAACTGGTCGTAGCCGTCGGTGTCGCCTGGTTTACCGAGAGTTACTGGGCAATCGTCGCAGGTGCGGTGGCCGCGTCCACTACCGGAATTGTCGCGACTTATATTAGGGCGCCTTATATTCCCCACTTCACATTGTCCTCGTGGCGAAAACTTACCAACTTTTCAGTTTGGGTTACGCTAAATCAATTCGTTACGATTATCGGGAATCGCTTCGATAACTTCCTTGCCGGCGGCCTGCTCGGAATTTCGAGCTTTGGCGCATATAATGTCGGCAACAATATCGCAGCTATGATTACGCAATCCGCGTTTCAGCCGCTGGAACGGGTCCTGTTTCCCAGTTTTGCAAAATTGACTGGAGACAAGGCGAGATTAAATGAAGCTTTCCAGAAAAGTCAGGCTTCTCTTTTCGCGATCGGCTTTCCGATGGGTGTCGGCCTTGCGTTGGTGGCCGAGCCTTTCGTGTATCTGACGCTCGGACCCAAATGGTCTATTGCCGTCACTGTTATTCACTTTATCGCACCGGTACTTGGAATGCAGATCGTGTTCGGCCCCTCGAACGCTCTTGCCTATGCTCTGGGCGCCACCCGAACTCTTTTCAACAGGGGCATCGTACTCCTCATATTTAGAGTGCCGATCGTGCTGACTGGCCTCTATTTCTTTGGCCTCGTTGGTCTGCTCGTTGCTCGAGTGATATCCGGAGGCGTAGTGGTGTCGATTGTCAATTTCTATATCGTCAGATCCTTGACCGGGCTTAGTCCATGGCGGCAGTTGCTCGTGACCTGGCGGTCATGGGTCAGCGGCGGCGCCATGGTGTTAGCACTCCTGACGCTACGAGATTTTTCGGCGCCGATAGCGACCAATTTGGGCGCGGGCAAGATGCTTGTCGAAACCGTCCTGCTTGGGGGCGGCGTCTATTGCTGCGTTCACGCCTTGCTTTGGGTGATGAGTGGCCGATCGCAAGTTGGGATTGAGTCGGAGTTGGTCAAGATGGCTTCTGGTGTTTTAGGGCGTTTCAAGAAACTACACCGGCGATCGATATAA
- a CDS encoding glycosyltransferase produces the protein MADPKISVVFSSYNGASRRLKHTLESLVHQDLSPDQWELIAVDNNSGDNTMDLLETYRERLPILILKHSQPGKSSALNAALEKAGGSLVVFTDDDIRAEPDWLREIAACADANPHYGIFGGRIVAEWEHLPTGNPLLEWIPMGSTFAIVDEQISGPCDPTKVWGPNTIVRRSALGSDVRYREDLGPLPGGLFAMGEDQEIIMRLSARGVQAYRCAEAVVHHWIPASSVNELWVQKRGERLGYGVPALFPQDVPTGPRIAGVPVKTWIESAQWALRAALLYPTPSSRKRFWAIWKNYYMRGYRAGVRRYAPSIPVTNR, from the coding sequence ATGGCAGATCCTAAAATCAGTGTCGTCTTTTCATCTTATAATGGTGCAAGCCGCAGGTTGAAGCACACCTTGGAATCCCTCGTTCATCAGGATCTATCCCCTGATCAGTGGGAGTTGATTGCTGTCGATAACAACAGCGGAGACAACACAATGGATCTATTGGAGACGTATCGCGAGCGCCTGCCAATCTTGATCCTGAAACATTCGCAGCCGGGCAAATCAAGCGCGCTCAACGCCGCACTTGAGAAAGCCGGCGGGTCTCTTGTCGTATTTACCGACGATGATATACGCGCCGAACCTGATTGGCTTCGCGAAATTGCTGCTTGCGCGGATGCCAACCCGCACTATGGCATTTTTGGCGGCAGGATTGTTGCCGAATGGGAGCATCTTCCGACCGGAAATCCTCTGCTCGAATGGATTCCTATGGGATCGACCTTTGCGATTGTCGACGAGCAGATCAGCGGGCCCTGCGATCCTACGAAAGTGTGGGGACCGAACACTATCGTGCGACGGAGCGCTCTCGGTTCGGACGTTCGATATAGAGAAGATCTCGGCCCCCTACCGGGAGGGTTGTTCGCAATGGGCGAAGACCAGGAGATCATCATGCGCCTCTCGGCGCGCGGGGTGCAAGCCTATCGTTGCGCCGAGGCCGTCGTTCATCACTGGATTCCCGCATCCAGCGTGAATGAGCTTTGGGTTCAGAAGCGCGGAGAACGACTTGGATACGGCGTACCCGCGCTCTTTCCGCAGGATGTCCCAACTGGACCGCGGATCGCGGGTGTACCCGTGAAGACTTGGATCGAGAGCGCGCAATGGGCGTTGCGCGCCGCCCTGCTCTATCCCACGCCCTCTTCGAGGAAGCGGTTCTGGGCAATCTGGAAGAACTACTATATGCGCGGCTATAGAGCGGGCGTAAGGCGGTATGCACCGTCGATACCGGTTACAAATCGCTAG
- a CDS encoding HlyD family type I secretion periplasmic adaptor subunit, producing MIKVISESKRSLNRHVAVVGVLSIALVCGIGGWAATSELSSAVIGEGVIVVDGDVKKIQHLTGGIVSELLVSENDHVTAGQVLIRLDGTTTRANLSIVESTLAQLYARRARLKAERIGAESFEVEENISDLTSSTSAQKLLDGEQKLFDSRRTALIGMKSQLASRKDQLAEQVKGLVVQINATNDSLGLIEQELEGIDTLYKKGLVTLQRLNTLKRARADLQGNSGQEIAAKAEAEGKAIEIDRQSIQLDEDRRSEIAKDLTDVEAQIAEYEERRGTAVDQLHRLDITAPLTGRVHELSVHTVNGVIDPGQTLMLVVPENNELTVEAKVATRDIDQVHVGQSVDVRFSAFDQRTTPDVSGEITSIAPDIVKDERTGISYYPLRVKPKAESIAKLKTIKLYPGMPAEVFIKIGDRTVISYLTKPLTDQMQHVFRQE from the coding sequence GTGATCAAGGTTATCAGTGAATCGAAACGCTCCCTCAATCGGCATGTTGCCGTTGTCGGTGTGTTGTCGATAGCCCTCGTTTGCGGCATTGGCGGTTGGGCGGCGACGTCAGAGCTGTCGAGCGCAGTCATCGGCGAGGGCGTAATCGTCGTCGACGGCGATGTAAAGAAGATCCAGCACCTGACAGGCGGTATCGTGTCGGAATTGCTGGTCTCGGAAAACGACCATGTGACGGCAGGGCAGGTCCTGATCCGGCTCGATGGAACGACGACCAGAGCGAACCTCTCGATTGTCGAAAGCACGCTCGCTCAGCTTTATGCGCGCCGTGCCCGTCTGAAGGCGGAACGGATCGGCGCCGAATCGTTCGAGGTCGAGGAAAACATCAGCGATCTGACATCCAGCACTTCCGCGCAGAAGCTTCTCGATGGCGAGCAGAAATTGTTCGACAGTCGCAGGACGGCGCTCATCGGAATGAAGAGCCAGCTGGCATCCCGCAAGGATCAACTGGCCGAGCAGGTAAAGGGGTTGGTCGTTCAGATCAACGCCACCAACGATTCCCTGGGCTTGATCGAACAGGAGCTTGAAGGCATTGATACGCTCTACAAGAAAGGCCTCGTCACGCTTCAGCGTTTGAATACGCTCAAGCGCGCCCGCGCCGATCTCCAGGGCAACAGCGGCCAGGAAATCGCAGCTAAGGCGGAGGCCGAAGGTAAGGCAATCGAGATCGATCGCCAGTCGATCCAGTTGGATGAGGACCGTCGTTCGGAAATTGCAAAGGACCTGACCGACGTCGAGGCGCAGATCGCCGAATATGAAGAGCGCCGCGGAACCGCAGTCGATCAGCTGCACCGTCTCGACATTACCGCACCGTTGACTGGGCGAGTTCACGAACTTTCGGTTCACACCGTCAATGGTGTTATCGATCCCGGTCAGACGTTGATGCTCGTCGTTCCCGAAAATAACGAACTTACGGTCGAGGCGAAAGTCGCCACCCGCGATATTGATCAGGTTCACGTCGGCCAGTCCGTCGATGTGCGTTTCAGCGCTTTCGATCAACGCACGACGCCTGATGTGAGCGGTGAGATTACCTCAATCGCCCCTGATATCGTCAAGGATGAGCGCACGGGCATCAGCTACTATCCCCTGCGCGTCAAGCCGAAAGCTGAAAGCATTGCCAAATTGAAGACGATAAAGCTCTATCCCGGCATGCCGGCCGAGGTCTTCATCAAGATCGGCGACCGGACCGTGATATCCTATCTGACGAAGCCGCTGACCGATCAGATGCAGCACGTATTTCGCCAGGAGTGA
- a CDS encoding glycosyltransferase family A protein, with protein MNQQQTFPHSSVVTEAGNAPLNIAVGVLTYRRLDGIAKLLDVMTRQVRHPDRPYHLTMVIVDNDAAGSAKATVEGFGQTGAYDLIYVIEQNQGIPFARNRALDSAPLGTDLFCFLDDDEWPVDGWLDAMLETRKKNRADCVYGPVQPVYPENPPEYFIKARVFERKKNKDGQRISYAASNNVMFDYPLIRSWNLRFEEKMRFTGGTDYLFFNQAIRRGMQVFWADKALVHDIVPASRMTWKWVLQRQYRLGNTFAVSEVLHGNLKRRIYRAAYGATRVVLGLLMLPAILISPYWGMRALTHVLRGAGMVNGILGHAYQEYKPNAAL; from the coding sequence ATGAATCAGCAACAGACTTTTCCGCATTCATCCGTCGTCACAGAAGCAGGCAACGCACCGTTGAATATCGCCGTCGGCGTGCTGACCTATCGACGCCTCGACGGGATCGCCAAGCTGCTCGACGTGATGACCCGCCAGGTCAGGCATCCGGATCGCCCCTATCATCTCACTATGGTGATCGTGGATAATGATGCGGCCGGCAGCGCAAAGGCCACGGTGGAGGGTTTCGGCCAGACTGGTGCCTACGACCTGATCTACGTCATCGAACAAAACCAGGGCATACCGTTTGCGCGCAATCGCGCGCTGGATTCAGCGCCCCTCGGCACCGACCTCTTCTGCTTTCTCGACGATGATGAATGGCCGGTCGACGGCTGGCTGGACGCGATGCTGGAGACAAGGAAGAAAAACCGCGCCGATTGCGTCTATGGCCCCGTCCAACCGGTCTATCCCGAAAACCCGCCGGAATATTTCATCAAGGCAAGGGTGTTCGAGCGCAAGAAGAACAAAGACGGCCAACGCATTTCTTATGCCGCCTCGAACAACGTCATGTTCGACTATCCCCTGATCCGCTCATGGAATCTGCGTTTTGAAGAGAAGATGCGCTTCACCGGGGGCACGGATTATCTGTTCTTCAATCAGGCCATTCGCCGTGGCATGCAGGTTTTCTGGGCTGATAAGGCGCTTGTCCATGATATCGTTCCTGCCAGCCGGATGACCTGGAAATGGGTATTGCAAAGACAATACCGGCTCGGCAATACCTTCGCAGTCAGCGAGGTCCTGCATGGCAACCTCAAGCGCCGGATCTATCGCGCGGCCTATGGCGCCACCAGAGTCGTGCTTGGACTGCTCATGCTGCCGGCGATCTTGATTTCGCCCTATTGGGGCATGCGAGCCCTCACCCATGTTCTGCGCGGTGCGGGCATGGTTAATGGAATTCTTGGACATGCATATCAGGAATACAAGCCCAATGCCGCTCTCTGA
- a CDS encoding polysaccharide pyruvyl transferase family protein, translated as MLILIENTVCLNAGDAAIALAIMRILRRAFGEKSEFVVFDSNPEVAARYYPDIRFRPLTTTLTATPSISLPFVGKRFAIRLRRNIDRLKKHEFRRLLSSARNNGSVGWSPLLNKQVRENIELYAKADLIVSTGGTYLVEHYDISSRLEEFEKDLMLGKPLVLFTQSLGPFNKRENQSRIKSIIDQARFTLLRDVKSEGNLRAIGVKHDRLKVVSDSVFAFADMERLSARPQSGGSKKLKVAISVRDWAHFDGLSPQQGMAQYRNAISQAVVALVKTKNAEVTFLSTCQGIAEYHYDDSIVAQGIANELDAETQKSVSVDSGFYGPDALLKKVADFDFVISTRMHMAILSLCAGVPVLPISYEFKTTELYNGLSQSQWVTDISHIEPVSFTERVLEFTEHLDEFFQAAAPKIREQSLSAWSAGALIQASLSSQLHDAKIDAKFVEQASS; from the coding sequence ATGTTGATTTTGATAGAAAATACCGTTTGTTTGAACGCGGGTGATGCGGCGATCGCGCTGGCAATAATGCGGATCTTGCGACGCGCATTCGGTGAGAAAAGTGAATTTGTCGTTTTTGACAGTAACCCAGAGGTTGCAGCGCGATATTATCCTGACATCAGATTTCGACCGCTGACAACAACTCTGACAGCAACACCATCGATTTCGCTCCCATTCGTTGGGAAGCGCTTCGCGATACGGTTGCGCCGCAATATCGACCGTTTAAAAAAGCATGAGTTTCGGAGATTGCTGAGTTCGGCGCGAAATAATGGAAGCGTCGGCTGGAGTCCGCTTCTGAACAAGCAAGTTCGCGAAAATATCGAACTCTACGCCAAGGCAGACCTTATTGTATCCACAGGGGGGACATACCTCGTTGAGCACTACGATATTTCATCTCGCCTTGAAGAATTCGAAAAGGATTTAATGCTTGGAAAGCCGCTGGTATTGTTTACGCAGTCACTCGGCCCGTTCAACAAACGGGAAAACCAGAGCAGAATTAAATCTATCATCGATCAAGCCAGATTTACCCTTTTGAGAGATGTAAAATCCGAAGGTAATTTGCGCGCTATCGGCGTCAAGCATGATCGTCTTAAAGTTGTATCAGATAGCGTTTTTGCCTTTGCAGATATGGAACGTCTATCAGCGCGCCCGCAATCAGGGGGATCAAAAAAGCTCAAAGTCGCTATATCCGTCCGTGACTGGGCACATTTTGACGGACTTTCGCCACAGCAAGGTATGGCTCAATACAGAAATGCAATCTCTCAAGCAGTTGTAGCGCTGGTGAAGACAAAGAATGCAGAGGTCACGTTTCTGTCAACTTGCCAGGGCATTGCCGAGTACCACTATGATGACTCCATTGTCGCCCAGGGGATTGCTAACGAATTGGATGCAGAGACACAAAAATCGGTCTCCGTTGATTCAGGGTTTTATGGCCCCGATGCACTCCTCAAAAAAGTGGCCGATTTTGATTTCGTGATCTCCACACGCATGCACATGGCTATTTTATCACTGTGTGCCGGGGTGCCGGTGCTTCCAATCTCATATGAATTCAAGACCACAGAACTGTACAACGGTCTGTCTCAGAGCCAATGGGTAACAGACATATCGCACATCGAACCCGTGAGCTTTACCGAACGCGTACTCGAATTCACCGAGCATCTGGATGAATTCTTTCAAGCTGCCGCGCCAAAGATTCGTGAACAGTCTTTATCGGCTTGGTCGGCAGGCGCACTCATCCAGGCATCCTTGTCGTCGCAGTTGCATGACGCAAAAATTGACGCAAAATTTGTAGAGCAGGCATCATCATGA
- a CDS encoding SGNH/GDSL hydrolase family protein translates to MMCLLLWRGAPTEKRSAYGLVLFLACLVMFSAVKNGHADGAQPLKIVAFGTSLTARGGWQPALETRLAACLQRPVKVESVAKSGETSLWALTQVDRVVAAQPDIILIELYANDATLHRFVSLAQSRKNIGDILDQLQQRLPKARIIVMAMNPFSGLRGLIRPFVNSYVSAHQAEAEKRGLEFVDHRPNWERLTPDDLATAIPDGVHPQPDMASKIIAPELVKRIAGNNCGE, encoded by the coding sequence ATGATGTGTTTGCTGCTTTGGCGAGGGGCGCCGACTGAGAAGCGATCGGCTTATGGATTGGTTTTGTTTCTGGCGTGTCTGGTCATGTTTTCAGCGGTCAAAAACGGCCATGCCGATGGTGCTCAGCCGCTGAAAATAGTGGCTTTCGGCACATCCTTAACGGCTCGCGGGGGATGGCAGCCCGCTCTCGAGACAAGGCTTGCAGCCTGCCTGCAAAGGCCCGTGAAAGTCGAGAGTGTTGCAAAGAGCGGCGAGACGTCATTATGGGCCCTTACCCAAGTTGATCGCGTGGTTGCCGCGCAGCCGGATATCATCCTAATTGAACTCTACGCCAATGACGCAACATTGCATCGGTTCGTGTCGCTTGCGCAAAGCCGAAAGAATATCGGCGACATTCTCGACCAACTCCAGCAGCGCCTGCCGAAAGCGCGGATCATCGTCATGGCCATGAATCCGTTTTCAGGATTGCGTGGGCTGATCCGCCCCTTCGTCAATAGCTATGTCTCTGCACATCAGGCGGAGGCGGAAAAACGTGGTCTGGAGTTTGTCGACCACCGGCCCAACTGGGAGCGTCTTACACCGGATGACCTGGCCACGGCAATTCCCGACGGCGTGCATCCTCAGCCCGACATGGCCTCCAAAATCATCGCGCCTGAACTCGTCAAACGTATCGCCGGCAACAATTGCGGAGAGTGA
- a CDS encoding glycosyltransferase family 2 protein: MKISVLINNYNYATYLRACIDSALEQDYPEFEVVVVDDGSTDDSRQILASYGERILTVLKENGGQASSFNAGFAAASGDILFLLDADDAFLPGKLARIAEIYDRNEIDWCFDRVTTEESDLPPATLQVTLFDKRDTLRRGGFPSLPVPTSGLSFRRHLLSQILPMSVATDVVLSDNYIKFAAAFLGRGAIVETPLTFQRIHESNRYTGTSRAKTLRPRIMIATGLELARRYDGLQTLGKSLVAGGIAETTSLLKLRGEARNTVAGGPFGAAATEVALMAARKRLGNMLRRGQS, from the coding sequence ATGAAAATTTCCGTTCTGATCAACAACTACAACTACGCGACCTATCTACGCGCCTGCATCGATAGCGCACTCGAGCAGGATTATCCGGAGTTCGAAGTGGTGGTGGTCGACGACGGATCGACCGACGATTCCCGCCAGATCCTTGCCTCCTATGGGGAACGGATCCTGACGGTATTGAAGGAAAACGGCGGCCAGGCATCGAGCTTCAATGCGGGTTTTGCGGCCGCAAGCGGCGATATCCTCTTTCTCCTCGATGCCGATGATGCGTTTCTGCCCGGCAAACTTGCTCGTATCGCCGAGATCTACGATCGCAATGAGATCGACTGGTGCTTCGACCGGGTGACGACCGAGGAAAGCGACCTGCCGCCTGCAACGCTGCAAGTGACACTGTTCGACAAGCGGGACACGCTTCGCAGGGGCGGCTTTCCCTCGCTTCCGGTTCCGACATCGGGCTTGAGCTTCCGCCGCCACCTGCTGTCCCAGATCCTGCCGATGTCCGTCGCGACAGACGTCGTCCTCAGCGACAATTATATCAAGTTTGCTGCTGCCTTTCTCGGCCGCGGCGCGATCGTCGAAACACCGCTGACGTTTCAGCGCATTCATGAGTCGAACCGCTACACGGGTACAAGCAGAGCAAAGACGCTGCGCCCGCGGATCATGATCGCAACTGGGCTGGAACTGGCACGCCGCTATGACGGGCTGCAAACACTCGGCAAGAGCCTGGTGGCCGGCGGCATTGCCGAAACGACATCGCTGCTGAAGCTCAGGGGCGAAGCTCGCAACACGGTGGCCGGCGGTCCGTTCGGCGCTGCAGCAACCGAAGTGGCCTTGATGGCGGCGCGCAAACGTTTGGGAAATATGCTGCGGAGAGGACAGTCATGA
- a CDS encoding type I secretion system permease/ATPase, which produces MFQNSAADVSEPSKALKKCKGGLVFIGIASALINILYLTSSFFMLEVYDRVIPSKSIPSLVVLAILALMLYCFQGAFEVLRSRMLVRVAGALDEMVNGRVFRALIKAPLKVKIGGDGLQPLRDFDQIRTFLSGMGPTAMFDLPWLPFYIVICFLFHPAIGYIAIGGSLVLAILTFMTNQGTRTLSKKQSDSANMRNAFAQTSIRNSEVIHAMGMAGTMAEIWDRKNSEYRTITRQASDVGNGYATLSKIFRIALQSGTLATGAILVIQGQASSGIIIAGSILTSRALAPVEAAIGNWRGFVSAQQSWARLSSLLKTIPEIPAPLALAAPTKQVTVEGLASGPPAGQRLVISDISFGLRAGSALGVIGYSASGKSSLARAMMGIWPTVRGSIRLDGAALDQWDGDALGRHIGYLPQDVELFSGTVAQNICRFAKEMSPETVVAAARAARVHDLILRLPNGYETEIGEGGAALSAGQRQRIALARALYGEPFLVVLDEPNSNLDEEGERALSAAIMSVRARGGIVVVIAHRSGVLAVCDFVLMMQEGRMIAFGPKEEVLARVSRPEAARTPIAERVAQLKVVVDGINAAE; this is translated from the coding sequence GTGTTTCAGAATTCAGCAGCTGATGTCAGCGAGCCATCCAAAGCATTAAAGAAATGCAAGGGGGGGCTCGTTTTCATCGGAATAGCAAGCGCGCTTATTAATATCCTATACCTTACAAGTTCATTTTTTATGCTTGAGGTGTATGACCGGGTCATCCCTAGTAAAAGTATACCATCGCTGGTTGTCCTGGCAATACTTGCGTTAATGCTTTACTGTTTTCAAGGAGCGTTCGAGGTTCTGCGAAGCAGGATGCTTGTACGTGTTGCCGGTGCGCTTGACGAGATGGTGAACGGACGTGTGTTCCGCGCGCTGATCAAGGCTCCGTTGAAGGTCAAAATCGGCGGCGACGGGCTTCAGCCGTTGCGCGACTTCGACCAGATCCGAACCTTCCTGTCCGGTATGGGGCCGACAGCGATGTTCGATCTGCCCTGGTTGCCGTTCTATATCGTGATCTGCTTCCTCTTTCATCCGGCGATCGGATATATCGCGATCGGTGGATCGCTGGTTCTCGCTATCCTGACGTTCATGACCAATCAGGGAACGCGTACGCTCTCCAAAAAGCAGTCTGACTCCGCCAATATGCGGAATGCCTTCGCGCAGACCTCGATCCGCAACTCCGAGGTTATTCACGCCATGGGCATGGCAGGCACGATGGCCGAAATCTGGGACCGCAAGAACAGTGAATATCGAACGATCACCCGGCAGGCATCGGATGTCGGCAACGGATATGCGACCTTGTCGAAGATTTTCCGTATTGCTCTGCAATCGGGAACGCTCGCGACCGGCGCAATCCTGGTCATTCAAGGGCAGGCCTCTTCGGGAATTATCATCGCGGGCTCGATATTGACCTCGCGCGCCCTGGCGCCTGTCGAAGCGGCGATTGGAAATTGGCGTGGTTTCGTTTCTGCTCAGCAGAGCTGGGCGCGGCTTTCGAGCCTGCTGAAAACCATTCCTGAGATTCCAGCCCCCCTTGCGCTCGCGGCTCCTACCAAGCAAGTCACGGTCGAGGGCTTGGCGAGTGGACCGCCGGCGGGTCAGCGCCTGGTCATCTCCGATATCAGCTTCGGCTTAAGGGCAGGGAGCGCGCTTGGTGTCATTGGTTACAGCGCCTCGGGTAAGTCGTCGCTGGCACGGGCGATGATGGGTATCTGGCCGACCGTCAGAGGGTCCATTCGTCTCGATGGCGCAGCACTCGACCAGTGGGATGGCGACGCGCTTGGCCGGCATATCGGTTATCTCCCGCAGGATGTGGAGCTTTTCTCGGGGACCGTCGCGCAGAATATCTGCCGTTTCGCGAAGGAGATGTCGCCTGAGACAGTGGTTGCCGCAGCGAGAGCGGCGCGTGTTCACGATCTTATTCTTCGTCTACCGAACGGTTACGAAACCGAAATCGGCGAAGGCGGTGCTGCGCTTTCGGCCGGCCAGAGGCAGCGTATCGCGCTTGCAAGGGCGCTTTACGGCGAACCATTTCTCGTCGTGCTCGACGAACCGAACTCCAATCTCGATGAAGAAGGCGAGCGGGCGCTGAGTGCCGCGATCATGAGCGTGCGGGCGCGGGGCGGCATTGTCGTTGTCATCGCACATCGGTCAGGCGTTCTGGCAGTCTGCGACTTCGTGCTGATGATGCAGGAAGGCCGTATGATCGCGTTCGGTCCCAAAGAGGAAGTTCTGGCAAGGGTCAGCCGACCGGAAGCGGCACGTACGCCGATTGCCGAGCGCGTGGCTCAGCTTAAAGTCGTCGTCGACGGCATAAATGCGGCCGAATAG